A single window of Desulfovibrio sp. G11 DNA harbors:
- a CDS encoding glutamine--tRNA ligase/YqeY domain fusion protein: MAPETKSTVPSPAAPAAGSPSPSSNATAAESANKPGVDFIRARIMEDNATGRYGGKVHTRFPPEPNGYLHLGHAKSICLNFGVANEFNGLCNLRFDDTNPTKEEQEYVDSIREDVHWLGGDWQDREFYASNYFEQLYEYAEQLIKMGKAYVDDLSAEEIREHRGTLTEPGRESPWRNRSVEENLDLFRRMRAGEFADGERVLRAKINMASPNLVMRDPTIYRIRHAEHHRTGNDWCIYPMYDFTHCLSDSIEGITHSLCTLEFVNNRELYDWVLETLGVYHPQQIEFARLNLTYTVLSKRKLIQLVKEGHVQGWDDPRMPTLSGLRRRGVPPEALREFCSRIGLARADSTVEYSMLEFCVREHLNAHAARVMAVLDPIKVVIENYPEGQVEEFDMPFHPEDESYGSRKVPFSREIYVERDDFRLDPPKKYHRLAPGVEVRLRYAYFITCREAVLDENGNVTELRCVYDPESRGGQSPDGRKVKGTIHWVSGAHALPAEVRLYEQLFSVENPNAAPEGQSFLDYINPQSLTVVEGLLEPALAELAVGRKVQFERLGYFCKDKDSTAERPVFNRTATLRDTWAKLEKKG; encoded by the coding sequence ATGGCCCCCGAAACAAAATCCACAGTCCCCTCCCCCGCAGCGCCCGCAGCAGGTTCCCCCAGTCCTTCTTCCAACGCCACTGCGGCGGAGTCTGCAAACAAGCCCGGAGTGGACTTTATCCGGGCGCGCATTATGGAAGACAACGCCACCGGCCGTTACGGCGGCAAGGTTCATACGCGCTTTCCTCCTGAGCCCAACGGATATCTGCATCTGGGCCATGCCAAATCCATCTGCCTGAATTTCGGCGTTGCCAATGAATTCAATGGATTGTGCAACCTGCGCTTTGACGACACCAATCCCACCAAGGAAGAACAGGAATACGTAGACTCCATCCGCGAAGACGTCCACTGGCTTGGCGGCGACTGGCAGGATAGAGAGTTTTACGCTTCCAACTATTTTGAGCAGCTGTACGAATATGCCGAACAGCTTATCAAAATGGGTAAAGCCTATGTGGACGACCTTTCGGCTGAAGAAATCCGTGAACATCGCGGCACTCTTACCGAACCCGGCCGCGAAAGCCCCTGGCGCAACCGCAGCGTGGAAGAAAACCTCGACCTCTTCCGCCGCATGCGTGCCGGAGAATTTGCCGATGGCGAACGGGTACTGCGCGCCAAGATCAACATGGCTTCGCCCAATCTTGTCATGCGGGATCCGACAATCTACCGCATCCGGCATGCCGAGCACCACCGCACGGGCAACGACTGGTGCATCTACCCCATGTATGACTTTACCCACTGCCTGTCGGACTCCATTGAAGGCATTACCCATTCACTCTGCACACTGGAGTTCGTGAACAACCGCGAACTGTACGACTGGGTGCTCGAGACCCTCGGGGTCTACCACCCCCAGCAGATTGAATTCGCCCGCCTCAACCTCACCTATACCGTGCTCTCCAAGCGCAAGCTCATCCAGCTTGTCAAAGAAGGGCACGTACAGGGCTGGGACGACCCGCGCATGCCCACACTCAGCGGGCTGCGCCGCCGGGGTGTGCCGCCTGAAGCCCTGCGCGAATTCTGCTCCCGCATCGGCCTGGCGCGGGCCGACTCCACCGTGGAATACTCCATGCTGGAATTCTGCGTACGTGAGCATCTGAACGCCCATGCCGCACGCGTTATGGCTGTGCTGGATCCGATCAAGGTAGTGATAGAAAACTACCCCGAAGGGCAGGTGGAAGAATTCGACATGCCCTTCCATCCGGAGGACGAAAGCTATGGCAGCCGCAAGGTTCCCTTCTCGCGCGAAATATATGTCGAGCGTGACGACTTCCGCCTGGACCCGCCGAAAAAATACCACCGCCTGGCCCCTGGCGTGGAAGTACGCCTGCGCTACGCATACTTTATCACTTGCCGCGAAGCCGTGTTGGATGAAAACGGCAATGTAACGGAGCTGCGCTGCGTGTACGACCCTGAAAGCCGTGGCGGCCAAAGTCCGGATGGCCGCAAGGTCAAGGGAACCATCCACTGGGTGTCGGGCGCGCATGCGCTTCCGGCAGAGGTACGCCTGTACGAGCAGCTCTTCAGCGTAGAAAACCCCAATGCGGCTCCTGAAGGTCAGTCCTTTCTGGACTATATCAATCCCCAGTCGCTTACGGTTGTTGAGGGCCTGCTTGAGCCGGCCCTTGCAGAGCTTGCCGTGGGCCGGAAAGTGCAATTCGAGCGCCTTGGCTACTTTTGCAAGGATAAAGACAGCACCGCAGAGCGCCCGGTCTTTAACCGCACAGCAACCCTGCGCGACACCTGGGCCAAACTTGAGAAAAAAGGATAA
- a CDS encoding VCBS domain-containing protein, whose product MADVKLSRPASGQQFVIPSAPDARLVLDFPADQVSIDRPEGSSSLFFHFDDGASIELQNFYGAYNKEALPEFEIDGQLIAGTDFFEAFGPDLVPAAGPASAERGARYNEYSDMGLAEGVWHLNELDYRLAFDTPQTDDEWAYGVIDNLAPTLSTGGAPITLGLTETGWDGVSTASPAPVRTTGSFTVRDPDGDSLTATVTIGGKTVAVSLAGPTTVESDYGTLVITPSGRGSDVTFDFEYTLKEDPYSKADQLAQGEQVTDGIVISVNDGMGHTVNQPVNVVITGSNDAPDITGVVSDIGGADGHTVKDDGVFGRQGDQKTGTIGTDENAAIHTPGTENGQMRLSVSGKILAQDPDSDAELTFGFVDKSGSALAAGSELGMLPDGTTPITVTDVSESDGILVIETDYGTLTLVTTGADAGSYTFTLHKDADATNRLAENEEITLTLRPTVTDNHGATDGNAGVTRPDADGASSAVNDLVITIKGSNDLPTVEGSSWTKTAPGSVTEDASVNTITGTITATDVDADEGATLRYGFNHNGTMVETLYVVPVGEADGKLTYALATEAPADGNYYGTLTITGSGASADYAFALNNDAPCTQALDDSSSKTGSGPDWSSLEVTVPVVVMDAVGGYAQENIHLTINGVNDAPVFTSADASHSVKESGVYAEGKRDGVLHSAENAATTDDSFTTGGSVAARDVDGHGASDTLTYGLVDEHGKQFGGTSGEGEATIYVTAEYKDGAWTPSYSSDPATADAPGYLGKLVMGKDGNYTFTLKNDGIADSIAEGDKVDLAFTPAVHDGTEYNKAGEAPTIAITVNGSNDAPTITSHDSRLSVTEGAFGGEAGVASASGTVHGADVDKGDALSYHLTLGGDTGTLDGAALHGTLYVVSDGQGGVTLSADPVSGETYGKLIMSADGTYTFTLDNDSPVVQKMTTDDKQTLDFTVAVVDDKGAYAHESVTLTINGANDAPYMLSQKGVGTVKDDGVYSAGGDSGPLNQDELNPVTNTDAADPGAGTFKQSVSGAVKAEDYENNPLTYKLDNSGSFPDSGAPAGYDDGNCTTITNDYGTLYLKDDGSYTFVLDMDSPEVNALGERDSHVIKFPVSASDGNSSTSFDNAITITVKGTNDAPVLGEPQWTKGSEITQDLNASATTRISGTVSATDVDSGDQANLKFYFVGDDGSSVATRFYVGLDGSLTATKPSGDYLGELNMNSSGGKGTYTFTLNNASPTVQAMGETDTKDISFKIAVRDPQGAYDKQEGDVTFTIRGGDDPTFINTGDLNQDHKLIEAGVMPKSTVTDADAREYKDSSAGVPTATGRIHATDTDARDQKELDEAPSTEGTKLHYIIKVDSESHDLNERMADAKADGKNAFTIDTQFGSLTIMRDDAGGFKYEYAVDNTNPDVQKMNLGDKASDGFTVLVKDTVANKTVSEAPVKVTITGANDRPTLDVDSLKGGTIEITENTDGKNLVGRVEVADVEQGIGNKGGHSDYEAVSKGFTFSLVTAKDALTAEQIAGLKTDGNLEDEKLFNPGSDSPVLQGEYGRLTIDQATGEYRYERTADLTTLAEGKTVTDVFYVRVKDADGAYSEIKPIEITIHGKDNAGWLTNNSLTVTEDGVTGNVQGILNWKGDTEKLGANEDVSGGNMSGKLGWHDVDQGDTYKADGYTYGDAAVSAGGAGAIPETPEVERSGNTYAVKGYGTVTVDANGNYAFTKSETDNGAFDALQAGQSITITIPVTLGKDTAGADITQNLVITIKGTNDAPVVTDLPEIKAGVDISDIDWTSSVLVDFIQKEAQNQLEYQKAHGGGWGNFDPNSWLIKAITAMNAEHPPYWLVAGYSKGDAGELINRTWYSEARAEKILDAIQQDSHASDALKDSMADYNTAVATDVSKTDWTSSAFEQFIKQEVQNQLDYQKAHGGGWNTFDPNSWLIKAIGSDLWLVEKYNDLGMDAWLATGTWFNADMAEKMLHAIADNQAATDALKKLIADKVSDTVIGEGIADTATVLDPATGDVSSYATDVDDAADSLKFFFVDKDGNVVQSHEGKYGTLVVQPNGQYTYVLNDNVAERVTETFEIYVRDPHNAVADKTIPVVITAKPIPGGGSGEGPGGGTGHDGMALTPGAAEVQEDGVLHVSGDMGDGTDLALRLTGYTSAGADDSASGLSARTIVTDYGTITLLPDGTYTYTLNNDSRAVQELTAHDTIEQTFTVRNGKGEESTITITIKGANDAPYVVSLGDTVSLKEEDGGWTHTDPTGSFTVADIDAGETKSLTPSAGKSFTDNGDGTYTVEGEKGGIFTITKGADGQFTYTYKAAEGNDSTNYRGIVEDTAKLTISNGDGAENRVTVDLKASLDYANDDPTLTGEDGKILLAEGSEHVVIEDGGAAMVVTGQVQATDPDVDSSGRPDTLTYAIKGSATGMLDYMDGGEKLGTLILGKDGTYEFHLNTSSEAVQSLGAGETKDISFTVVVSDGHGGTATAQLPITITGTNDAPVISLHNVDGSGAAGAGALRDLTHGDMGADYTVGGELKFRDVDANDTVQLSLGGKIDGHDLRGGDDTDPTHLDVWAVKDGSGWQQCAPGTEGAIKMGHMELDSAGGSGSGSTGYRFVGDKAALALINKGEKLDVTVSINADDGNGGETSADFAVSITGTNTIPTITTEPVDVNITDDGSTYTASGSIVAADADGDTLTYFVEKDGTALAGTDGTYVLDGYGVLTLGNDGNYVFTLNDAGKEKLEKLGLKNDGTPETEHIGTFTVVVQDQYGARAEQTLTLGLIGRNDAPVAAAVATVGLTLDSSLIPDADWGTGSHVFELATDADANDTLAYAHAGTNAVIEAGTSISGNFGTLTFSDNAGHLAYEYKLDTSHDNLVRLAEAHAAGQELKDSFGYTVSDNRGGNDSSSIDVGITFTAGSGNADATENQLIFGNNGSDDLHGGAGNDILSGGAGDDHLYGGAGDDYLFGGAGNDFLDGGEGNNHLYGGDGNDVLVFHQGDTIDGGAGTDILLVSDKEGEGLNIDDLFTNTSGIEVVVTGADVNSLTNMGSLADKGITFNADNQVVLDHAKGWHVDTTASSGGHDVWTNDAGLVVTVKHEDEGDAAKNAMVTLTA is encoded by the coding sequence ATGGCAGACGTTAAGCTTTCTCGCCCGGCCTCCGGACAGCAGTTTGTTATCCCCAGCGCTCCTGATGCCCGTCTGGTTCTGGACTTTCCGGCAGATCAGGTAAGCATTGACCGGCCCGAAGGTTCCAGCAGCCTGTTCTTTCACTTTGATGATGGTGCGTCCATAGAGCTGCAAAATTTTTACGGGGCGTATAATAAAGAAGCCCTGCCGGAATTTGAGATTGACGGTCAGCTTATTGCTGGAACAGATTTTTTTGAGGCCTTCGGGCCTGACCTTGTGCCTGCTGCAGGCCCCGCATCTGCCGAGCGCGGCGCGAGGTATAACGAATACTCCGATATGGGGCTTGCCGAAGGCGTCTGGCATCTTAATGAGCTTGATTACCGTCTGGCTTTTGACACTCCGCAAACTGACGATGAGTGGGCGTACGGCGTTATTGACAATCTCGCCCCCACGCTCAGCACCGGTGGTGCGCCCATCACTCTCGGGCTTACAGAAACCGGCTGGGACGGTGTGAGCACCGCCAGCCCGGCTCCGGTCCGCACCACGGGCAGCTTTACCGTGCGCGATCCCGATGGCGACAGCCTCACAGCCACGGTAACCATTGGCGGCAAAACTGTGGCGGTGAGCCTTGCCGGTCCCACCACGGTTGAAAGCGACTATGGTACGCTGGTCATCACGCCCAGCGGCCGTGGTTCCGACGTCACCTTTGACTTCGAGTATACCCTCAAGGAAGACCCGTACAGCAAGGCAGACCAGCTGGCACAAGGCGAGCAGGTTACCGACGGCATCGTCATATCGGTCAATGACGGCATGGGGCATACGGTCAACCAGCCCGTCAACGTGGTTATCACAGGCAGCAACGATGCGCCGGATATCACGGGCGTGGTGAGCGACATCGGTGGCGCTGACGGCCATACCGTCAAGGATGACGGCGTCTTCGGCAGACAGGGCGATCAGAAAACAGGAACCATCGGCACAGACGAAAATGCAGCCATCCATACCCCCGGCACAGAAAACGGGCAGATGCGGCTCTCCGTCAGCGGCAAGATTCTTGCCCAGGACCCGGACAGCGACGCGGAACTGACCTTCGGCTTTGTAGACAAAAGCGGTAGCGCCCTTGCGGCGGGTTCCGAACTGGGCATGCTGCCCGATGGCACGACCCCCATCACTGTCACGGACGTGAGCGAATCTGATGGCATTCTTGTTATCGAAACCGACTACGGCACGCTGACCCTGGTCACCACGGGGGCGGACGCCGGCAGCTATACCTTTACGCTGCACAAGGATGCCGACGCCACCAACAGGCTGGCGGAAAACGAAGAAATTACCCTCACCCTGCGCCCCACGGTTACCGACAACCACGGCGCTACAGACGGCAATGCCGGGGTTACCCGTCCGGATGCCGACGGCGCGTCCTCTGCCGTCAACGACCTTGTGATCACCATCAAGGGCAGCAATGACCTGCCCACGGTGGAAGGCAGTTCCTGGACAAAAACAGCGCCGGGCAGCGTCACCGAAGATGCCTCTGTCAACACGATTACAGGCACCATCACAGCTACGGATGTGGACGCCGATGAAGGCGCGACCCTGCGTTACGGCTTTAACCACAACGGCACCATGGTGGAAACGCTGTATGTGGTTCCCGTGGGCGAAGCTGACGGAAAACTGACGTATGCTCTTGCAACCGAAGCCCCGGCCGACGGCAACTACTACGGCACGCTGACCATTACGGGCAGCGGCGCTTCAGCCGACTATGCCTTTGCGCTGAATAATGACGCGCCCTGCACCCAGGCACTGGACGACAGCAGCTCCAAAACCGGTAGCGGCCCGGACTGGTCCTCTCTGGAGGTCACGGTTCCTGTGGTGGTGATGGACGCGGTTGGCGGCTATGCCCAGGAAAACATCCATCTGACCATCAATGGCGTCAACGATGCGCCCGTGTTTACCAGCGCTGACGCCTCCCACAGCGTCAAAGAAAGCGGCGTATACGCCGAAGGCAAGCGCGATGGCGTGTTGCACAGCGCGGAAAACGCGGCAACCACGGACGACAGCTTTACCACGGGCGGCAGTGTTGCGGCCAGGGATGTGGACGGTCACGGCGCAAGTGATACGCTGACCTACGGCCTTGTGGATGAACACGGCAAGCAGTTCGGCGGCACGAGCGGCGAGGGCGAGGCTACCATCTACGTGACCGCCGAATACAAAGACGGCGCATGGACGCCTTCCTACAGCAGCGATCCCGCCACTGCCGATGCCCCGGGCTATCTCGGCAAGCTGGTCATGGGCAAGGACGGCAACTATACATTTACGCTGAAAAATGATGGCATTGCCGATTCCATTGCCGAGGGCGACAAGGTCGACCTTGCCTTTACGCCTGCCGTACATGACGGCACGGAGTACAACAAGGCGGGCGAAGCACCGACCATTGCAATTACTGTTAATGGCAGCAATGACGCACCCACCATCACGTCGCACGACAGCCGCCTCAGCGTTACAGAAGGCGCATTTGGCGGCGAAGCCGGTGTGGCTTCGGCCAGCGGCACGGTTCACGGCGCGGATGTGGATAAGGGCGATGCCCTCAGCTATCACCTGACCCTTGGCGGGGATACAGGTACACTTGACGGCGCGGCCCTGCACGGCACCCTGTATGTGGTGAGCGACGGCCAGGGTGGCGTCACGCTTTCCGCCGATCCGGTCAGCGGTGAAACCTACGGCAAGCTGATCATGAGCGCCGACGGCACGTATACATTTACGCTGGATAATGACAGCCCCGTGGTGCAGAAAATGACCACGGACGATAAGCAAACGCTGGATTTCACCGTGGCTGTGGTGGACGACAAGGGCGCGTATGCCCACGAATCCGTCACGCTGACCATCAATGGCGCTAACGACGCGCCCTATATGCTCAGCCAGAAGGGCGTCGGTACCGTCAAGGACGATGGCGTGTACAGCGCAGGTGGTGACTCCGGCCCGCTTAATCAGGACGAACTCAATCCGGTGACAAATACCGACGCCGCTGATCCCGGCGCGGGTACGTTCAAGCAGAGCGTAAGCGGCGCGGTAAAGGCCGAGGACTACGAAAACAATCCGCTCACATACAAGCTGGACAATTCCGGCTCATTCCCCGATTCCGGCGCGCCTGCCGGCTATGACGACGGCAACTGCACCACCATCACCAATGACTATGGCACGCTCTACCTCAAGGACGACGGTTCCTACACCTTTGTGCTTGATATGGACAGCCCCGAGGTCAACGCCCTGGGTGAAAGGGATTCGCACGTCATCAAGTTCCCGGTGAGCGCCAGCGACGGCAACAGCAGTACATCATTCGACAACGCCATTACCATTACGGTCAAGGGAACCAACGATGCGCCTGTGCTGGGCGAACCGCAGTGGACGAAGGGCAGCGAAATAACGCAGGATCTGAACGCTTCCGCCACAACGCGTATTTCCGGCACGGTCTCTGCCACGGATGTGGATTCCGGCGATCAGGCCAATCTGAAATTCTACTTTGTTGGTGATGACGGCAGCAGTGTGGCTACCAGGTTTTATGTGGGCCTTGATGGCAGCCTTACCGCCACCAAGCCTTCGGGTGACTACCTTGGCGAACTGAACATGAACAGCAGCGGCGGCAAGGGAACCTACACCTTTACGTTGAACAATGCCTCGCCCACTGTCCAGGCCATGGGCGAAACGGATACCAAAGACATATCCTTCAAGATTGCGGTACGTGACCCACAGGGTGCGTATGACAAGCAGGAAGGCGACGTCACGTTCACCATCAGGGGCGGTGATGATCCCACCTTTATCAATACAGGCGATCTGAATCAGGATCACAAACTCATTGAAGCAGGCGTAATGCCCAAGAGCACGGTGACTGATGCCGATGCCCGGGAATATAAGGACAGCAGCGCGGGCGTGCCCACGGCTACGGGCCGTATCCACGCTACCGATACCGATGCCAGGGATCAGAAAGAACTGGATGAAGCCCCCAGTACTGAAGGCACAAAGCTGCACTATATCATCAAGGTCGACAGTGAAAGCCATGACCTCAATGAGCGCATGGCTGACGCTAAAGCTGATGGAAAGAACGCCTTTACCATTGATACGCAGTTCGGTTCGCTGACCATCATGCGTGATGACGCGGGCGGCTTCAAGTACGAATACGCCGTGGACAACACAAATCCTGACGTGCAGAAAATGAACCTTGGCGACAAGGCGAGTGATGGTTTTACTGTGCTTGTCAAAGACACGGTTGCGAACAAGACGGTATCTGAAGCCCCGGTAAAGGTCACCATCACGGGCGCCAACGACAGGCCCACCCTTGACGTCGACAGCCTCAAGGGCGGCACGATCGAAATTACCGAAAACACCGACGGCAAGAATCTGGTGGGCCGGGTTGAAGTTGCCGACGTTGAGCAGGGTATCGGCAACAAGGGCGGCCACAGCGACTATGAAGCCGTGAGCAAGGGCTTCACCTTTTCTCTGGTAACGGCCAAAGACGCCCTTACGGCAGAACAGATTGCCGGGCTCAAGACAGACGGCAACCTTGAAGATGAAAAACTGTTTAATCCCGGCAGCGACAGCCCTGTTTTACAGGGTGAATACGGCCGCCTGACCATTGACCAGGCCACCGGCGAATACAGATATGAGCGCACGGCTGACCTGACGACTCTTGCTGAAGGCAAGACGGTTACCGACGTTTTTTACGTGCGCGTCAAGGATGCCGACGGCGCGTATTCTGAAATCAAACCCATTGAGATTACCATCCACGGCAAGGATAACGCGGGCTGGCTCACCAACAACAGCCTGACCGTCACGGAAGACGGCGTTACCGGCAACGTGCAGGGCATCCTCAACTGGAAGGGCGATACGGAAAAACTGGGCGCCAATGAGGACGTAAGCGGCGGCAACATGAGCGGCAAGCTCGGCTGGCACGACGTTGATCAGGGCGATACGTACAAGGCCGATGGCTATACCTACGGCGATGCCGCCGTATCGGCCGGCGGCGCCGGGGCAATTCCGGAAACGCCGGAAGTGGAACGGAGCGGCAACACGTATGCCGTCAAGGGCTACGGTACAGTTACCGTGGACGCAAACGGCAACTATGCCTTCACCAAAAGCGAAACGGACAATGGCGCTTTTGATGCCCTGCAGGCCGGGCAGTCCATCACCATCACCATTCCCGTAACGCTCGGAAAAGACACTGCCGGCGCTGATATCACGCAGAATCTTGTGATCACCATCAAGGGTACCAACGATGCTCCGGTGGTGACTGATCTGCCTGAAATCAAAGCGGGAGTTGATATCAGCGATATTGACTGGACATCTTCAGTCCTTGTGGATTTTATTCAGAAAGAAGCCCAGAACCAGCTTGAATACCAGAAGGCGCATGGCGGCGGCTGGGGCAATTTTGATCCGAACAGCTGGCTCATCAAGGCTATTACGGCCATGAACGCCGAGCATCCTCCCTACTGGCTTGTGGCAGGGTACAGCAAGGGTGATGCCGGTGAACTGATCAACAGAACGTGGTATAGCGAGGCCAGGGCTGAAAAAATACTGGATGCGATTCAGCAGGATTCTCACGCTTCCGATGCCCTGAAAGACAGCATGGCAGACTATAACACTGCCGTGGCCACCGATGTCAGCAAGACAGACTGGACGTCATCCGCTTTCGAGCAGTTCATCAAGCAGGAAGTCCAGAATCAGCTTGATTATCAGAAAGCACATGGCGGCGGCTGGAATACCTTTGACCCGAATAGCTGGCTCATAAAGGCCATCGGGAGCGATCTGTGGCTTGTTGAAAAATACAATGACCTTGGCATGGACGCCTGGTTGGCTACTGGAACCTGGTTTAATGCGGATATGGCGGAAAAAATGCTGCATGCCATTGCTGATAATCAGGCTGCCACCGATGCCCTGAAAAAACTTATTGCTGACAAGGTTTCAGACACTGTCATAGGTGAAGGCATTGCCGATACCGCCACCGTACTTGATCCCGCCACGGGCGATGTTTCTTCGTATGCCACTGACGTGGACGACGCTGCCGATTCGCTCAAGTTCTTCTTTGTGGATAAGGACGGCAACGTGGTGCAGAGCCACGAGGGCAAGTACGGCACATTGGTTGTTCAGCCCAACGGCCAGTACACCTATGTGCTGAATGATAATGTCGCTGAGCGTGTAACAGAAACCTTTGAAATCTATGTGCGTGACCCCCACAATGCCGTGGCCGACAAGACCATTCCCGTGGTTATTACCGCCAAGCCCATTCCGGGCGGCGGCTCGGGCGAAGGCCCGGGAGGCGGCACGGGCCATGACGGTATGGCGCTTACCCCCGGCGCGGCAGAAGTGCAGGAAGACGGGGTACTCCACGTTTCCGGCGATATGGGTGACGGCACTGATCTGGCTCTGCGTCTGACGGGCTATACGTCCGCGGGGGCCGATGACAGCGCTTCGGGCCTCAGCGCCAGAACCATAGTCACCGATTACGGCACCATTACCCTGCTGCCTGATGGCACATATACCTATACCCTTAATAACGACAGCAGGGCCGTGCAGGAACTGACTGCTCACGACACGATCGAGCAGACGTTTACAGTCAGGAACGGTAAGGGCGAAGAGTCCACCATCACCATCACCATCAAGGGTGCCAATGACGCGCCGTATGTGGTTTCACTGGGCGATACGGTATCCTTGAAGGAAGAGGATGGCGGCTGGACGCATACCGACCCCACAGGTTCCTTCACGGTGGCGGATATTGACGCGGGCGAAACAAAAAGCCTCACGCCAAGCGCCGGTAAAAGCTTCACTGACAATGGTGATGGCACATACACCGTTGAGGGCGAAAAGGGCGGTATCTTCACCATTACCAAGGGTGCAGACGGCCAGTTCACCTATACCTACAAGGCCGCCGAAGGCAACGACAGCACCAATTACAGGGGCATCGTCGAAGACACGGCAAAGCTGACCATTTCCAATGGTGATGGTGCGGAGAACCGGGTTACTGTCGACCTGAAAGCCAGCCTCGACTACGCCAATGATGATCCCACGCTTACGGGCGAAGACGGCAAAATCCTGCTGGCGGAAGGCTCGGAACATGTGGTCATCGAGGATGGCGGTGCGGCAATGGTCGTTACTGGCCAGGTGCAGGCAACCGATCCTGATGTGGACAGTTCCGGCAGGCCGGACACCCTCACCTATGCCATCAAGGGCAGTGCCACGGGCATGCTCGACTATATGGATGGTGGCGAAAAGCTCGGCACCCTGATTCTGGGCAAGGACGGCACGTACGAGTTCCATCTCAATACCAGCAGTGAAGCCGTACAGTCCCTCGGTGCTGGTGAGACCAAGGACATCTCCTTTACCGTTGTAGTCAGTGATGGTCATGGCGGCACGGCTACGGCGCAACTGCCCATTACCATTACGGGAACCAATGACGCCCCGGTCATCAGCCTGCACAATGTGGACGGCAGCGGCGCTGCCGGGGCCGGCGCACTGCGCGACCTCACGCACGGCGACATGGGGGCGGACTACACTGTGGGCGGCGAACTGAAGTTCAGGGATGTGGATGCCAATGACACGGTGCAGCTCTCCCTTGGCGGCAAGATTGACGGGCATGACCTGCGGGGGGGTGACGATACAGATCCCACCCATCTGGATGTCTGGGCCGTCAAGGACGGCAGCGGCTGGCAGCAGTGCGCTCCCGGCACTGAAGGCGCGATAAAGATGGGCCATATGGAGTTGGACAGTGCGGGTGGTTCAGGCAGCGGCAGCACGGGCTACAGGTTTGTGGGTGACAAGGCTGCCCTGGCCCTGATCAACAAGGGCGAAAAACTGGATGTCACCGTGAGCATCAACGCTGATGACGGCAATGGCGGCGAGACTTCCGCCGACTTTGCAGTCTCCATCACGGGCACCAATACCATCCCCACCATCACGACCGAACCTGTGGACGTGAACATCACAGACGACGGCAGCACCTATACGGCCAGCGGTTCGATCGTTGCCGCTGATGCCGATGGCGACACGCTGACGTACTTTGTCGAAAAAGACGGCACGGCCCTGGCCGGTACGGACGGCACATATGTGCTGGATGGCTATGGCGTCCTGACCCTTGGCAATGACGGCAACTACGTGTTCACACTCAATGATGCAGGCAAAGAAAAGCTGGAAAAACTGGGCCTGAAGAATGATGGTACACCGGAAACAGAGCATATCGGCACATTCACCGTCGTGGTGCAGGATCAGTACGGCGCAAGGGCCGAACAGACCCTGACGCTGGGCCTTATCGGCAGAAACGACGCGCCTGTGGCCGCCGCTGTTGCTACCGTAGGCCTGACTCTGGACAGCAGCCTTATCCCCGATGCTGACTGGGGTACGGGCAGCCATGTCTTTGAGCTCGCTACGGATGCGGATGCAAATGACACGCTCGCCTATGCCCATGCCGGGACGAACGCTGTCATTGAAGCAGGCACAAGCATCTCGGGCAACTTTGGTACGTTGACCTTCAGCGATAACGCCGGACATCTCGCCTATGAATACAAGCTGGATACAAGCCATGACAATCTGGTCAGACTGGCTGAGGCGCATGCTGCCGGTCAGGAACTGAAAGACAGTTTTGGCTACACGGTGAGTGACAACCGAGGCGGTAACGACAGCAGCAGCATTGATGTCGGCATCACCTTCACTGCCGGGTCCGGTAATGCCGATGCCACAGAGAATCAGTTGATTTTCGGCAACAATGGCAGTGATGATCTGCACGGTGGTGCGGGCAACGACATCCTTTCCGGCGGCGCAGGTGACGATCATCTGTACGGCGGCGCAGGTGACGATTACCTCTTCGGCGGTGCGGGCAACGACTTCCTGGACGGCGGCGAGGGCAATAATCACCTGTACGGTGGCGACGGCAATGACGTGCTGGTCTTCCACCAGGGAGACACTATCGACGGTGGCGCGGGAACGGACATTTTGCTGGTCAGTGATAAAGAGGGCGAAGGTTTGAACATTGATGACCTCTTTACGAATACAAGCGGCATTGAAGTTGTCGTGACCGGAGCGGACGTGAACAGCCTGACCAACATGGGCAGCCTGGCTGACAAGGGCATCACGTTTAATGCAGATAACCAGGTGGTTCTTGACCATGCCAAGGGCTGGCACGTGGACACCACCGCCAGCTCCGGCGGCCATGATGTCTGGACAAACGATGCTGGTCTTGTTGTGACTGTAAAGCACGAAGATGAAGGCGATGCGGCTAAAAATGCCATGGTAACGCTTACGGCGTAA